The Coffea arabica cultivar ET-39 chromosome 3c, Coffea Arabica ET-39 HiFi, whole genome shotgun sequence genome contains a region encoding:
- the LOC113733988 gene encoding sucrose nonfermenting 4-like protein isoform X1 → MMYHSSGMDYSREPGMPTRFVWPYGGRSVYICGSFTGWAQHPMTPVEGCPTVFQTVCNLPPGFHQYKFVVDGEWRHDEHQPHVSSNYGTVNTVLLARESDYLPPMLNPQFPAGSNMDVDNEAFQRLFQVKVSDIGLSEADLEISRHRISVFLSAHTAYELLPRSGKVIALDVDLPVKQAFHILHEQGIPMAPLWDFCKGQFVGVLSALDFILIMKELRNHGSNLTEEELDLHTISAWKEAKSFMNRQINDGGRTGPRQLVHAGPDDNLKDVALKILQNGVATVPIIHSSTEEGSYPQLLHLASLSDILQSICRYFRYSLGLLPVLQLPVCAIGLGTWVPKIGESNRQPFAMLRPSASLSAALNLLVQAQVSSIPIVDDNDSLLDVYSRSDITALAKDKSYTNINLEEMTVHRALQLGEEPYSPYGISQQRCHMCLPTDPLHKIMERLSKPGVRRLVIVEAGSKRVEGIVTLSDIFRFLLG, encoded by the exons ATGATGTACCATTCTTCTGGTATGGATTACTCGCGGGAACCTGGCATGCCCACGAGGTTTGTGTGGCCTTATGGTGGAAGAAGTGTGTATATCTGTGGTTCATTTACTGG GTGGGCACAACATCCGATGACTCCAGTGGAGGGATGCCCAACGGTCTTTCAGACAGTTTGCAACTTACCTCCAGGCTTCCACCAG TACAAGTTTGTCGTTGATGGTGAATGGCGGCATGATGAGCACCAGCCACACGTCTCCAGTAACTATGGGACTGTCAACACTGTCCTTTTAGCAAGGGAATCTGACTACCTGCCGCCAATGCTTAATCCTCAATTTCCTGCTGGTTCTAATATGGATGTTGATAATGAGGCCTTTCAGCGTCTG TTTCAGGTCAAAGTTTCAGATATTGGGTTATCAGAAGCAGACTTAGAGATCTCTCGCCACCGCATTTCTGTATTCTTGTCTGCACATACAGCTTATGAGTTGCTTCCTCGGTCAGGAAAG GTTATTGCTTTAGATGTTGACTTACCTGTGAAGCAGGCTTTTCACATTCTTCACGAGCAG GGAATTCCTATGGCTCCTCTGTGGGATTTCTGCAAGGGCCAGTTTGTTGGAGTTCTGAGTGCACTGGATTTCATCTTGATTATGAAGGAG CTCAGAAATCATGGGTCCAATCTGACAGAGGAAGAGCTTGACTTGCACACTATATCTGCTTGGAAGGAAGCTAAGTCATTTATGAATAGACAAATCAATGATGGTGGAAGAACAGGTCCCAGGCAACTTGTCCAT GCTGGGCCAGATGACAATTTGAAAGATGTTGCCTTGAAGATTCTACAAAATGGGGTGGCTACAGTTCCTATAATTCATTCCAGCACTGAGGAGGGATCATACCCACAGCTATTGCATCTTGCTTCACTTTCTGATATACTTCAAA GCATTTGCAGATATTTCAGATATTCTTTAGGCTTATTGCCTGTACTCCAGCTCCCAGTTTGTGCAATCGGATTGGGAACTTGGGTTCCAAAAATTGGAGAGTCAAACCGGCAGCCGTTTGCAATGTTGAGACCAAGCGCTTCCCTTAGTGCAGCACTTAATTTATTAGTTCAAG CTCAAGTTAGTTCAATTCCTATTGTTGATGACAACGACTCCTTACTGGATGTGTATTCTCGAAG CGATATTACTGCATTGGCCAAGGACAAATCTTATACAAATATTAATCTTGAGGAGATGACTGTTCATCGG GCCTTGCAGCTAGGTGAAGAACCGTATTCCCCATATGGGATCAGCCAGCAAAGATGTCACATGTGTTTGCCAACTGATCCGCTACACAAGATTATGGAGAGATTGTCCAAACCAG GGGTGAGACGGCTTGTCATAGTGGAAGCTGGAAGCAAGCGGGTGGAAGGTATTGTAACATTAAGCGATATTTTCAGGTTCCTGCTTGGGTAG
- the LOC113733988 gene encoding sucrose nonfermenting 4-like protein isoform X3, which translates to MMYHSSGMDYSREPGMPTRFVWPYGGRSVYICGSFTGWAQHPMTPVEGCPTVFQTVCNLPPGFHQYKFVVDGEWRHDEHQPHVSSNYGTVNTVLLARESDYLPPMLNPQFPAGSNMDVDNEAFQRLFQVKVSDIGLSEADLEISRHRISVFLSAHTAYELLPRSGKVIALDVDLPVKQAFHILHEQGIPMAPLWDFCKGQFVGVLSALDFILIMKELRNHGSNLTEEELDLHTISAWKEAKSFMNRQINDGGRTGPRQLVHAGPDDNLKDVALKILQNGVATVPIIHSSTEEGSYPQLLHLASLSDILQSICRYFRYSLGLLPVLQLPVCAIGLGTWVPKIGESNRQPFAMLRPSASLSAALNLLVQAQVSSIPIVDDNDSLLDVYSRSDITALAKDKSYTNINLEEMTVHRLGEEPYSPYGISQQRCHMCLPTDPLHKIMERLSKPGVRRLVIVEAGSKRVEGIVTLSDIFRFLLG; encoded by the exons ATGATGTACCATTCTTCTGGTATGGATTACTCGCGGGAACCTGGCATGCCCACGAGGTTTGTGTGGCCTTATGGTGGAAGAAGTGTGTATATCTGTGGTTCATTTACTGG GTGGGCACAACATCCGATGACTCCAGTGGAGGGATGCCCAACGGTCTTTCAGACAGTTTGCAACTTACCTCCAGGCTTCCACCAG TACAAGTTTGTCGTTGATGGTGAATGGCGGCATGATGAGCACCAGCCACACGTCTCCAGTAACTATGGGACTGTCAACACTGTCCTTTTAGCAAGGGAATCTGACTACCTGCCGCCAATGCTTAATCCTCAATTTCCTGCTGGTTCTAATATGGATGTTGATAATGAGGCCTTTCAGCGTCTG TTTCAGGTCAAAGTTTCAGATATTGGGTTATCAGAAGCAGACTTAGAGATCTCTCGCCACCGCATTTCTGTATTCTTGTCTGCACATACAGCTTATGAGTTGCTTCCTCGGTCAGGAAAG GTTATTGCTTTAGATGTTGACTTACCTGTGAAGCAGGCTTTTCACATTCTTCACGAGCAG GGAATTCCTATGGCTCCTCTGTGGGATTTCTGCAAGGGCCAGTTTGTTGGAGTTCTGAGTGCACTGGATTTCATCTTGATTATGAAGGAG CTCAGAAATCATGGGTCCAATCTGACAGAGGAAGAGCTTGACTTGCACACTATATCTGCTTGGAAGGAAGCTAAGTCATTTATGAATAGACAAATCAATGATGGTGGAAGAACAGGTCCCAGGCAACTTGTCCAT GCTGGGCCAGATGACAATTTGAAAGATGTTGCCTTGAAGATTCTACAAAATGGGGTGGCTACAGTTCCTATAATTCATTCCAGCACTGAGGAGGGATCATACCCACAGCTATTGCATCTTGCTTCACTTTCTGATATACTTCAAA GCATTTGCAGATATTTCAGATATTCTTTAGGCTTATTGCCTGTACTCCAGCTCCCAGTTTGTGCAATCGGATTGGGAACTTGGGTTCCAAAAATTGGAGAGTCAAACCGGCAGCCGTTTGCAATGTTGAGACCAAGCGCTTCCCTTAGTGCAGCACTTAATTTATTAGTTCAAG CTCAAGTTAGTTCAATTCCTATTGTTGATGACAACGACTCCTTACTGGATGTGTATTCTCGAAG CGATATTACTGCATTGGCCAAGGACAAATCTTATACAAATATTAATCTTGAGGAGATGACTGTTCATCGG CTAGGTGAAGAACCGTATTCCCCATATGGGATCAGCCAGCAAAGATGTCACATGTGTTTGCCAACTGATCCGCTACACAAGATTATGGAGAGATTGTCCAAACCAG GGGTGAGACGGCTTGTCATAGTGGAAGCTGGAAGCAAGCGGGTGGAAGGTATTGTAACATTAAGCGATATTTTCAGGTTCCTGCTTGGGTAG
- the LOC113733988 gene encoding sucrose nonfermenting 4-like protein isoform X2, which translates to MMYHSSGMDYSREPGMPTRFVWPYGGRSVYICGSFTGWAQHPMTPVEGCPTVFQTVCNLPPGFHQYKFVVDGEWRHDEHQPHVSSNYGTVNTVLLARESDYLPPMLNPQFPAGSNMDVDNEAFQRLVKVSDIGLSEADLEISRHRISVFLSAHTAYELLPRSGKVIALDVDLPVKQAFHILHEQGIPMAPLWDFCKGQFVGVLSALDFILIMKELRNHGSNLTEEELDLHTISAWKEAKSFMNRQINDGGRTGPRQLVHAGPDDNLKDVALKILQNGVATVPIIHSSTEEGSYPQLLHLASLSDILQSICRYFRYSLGLLPVLQLPVCAIGLGTWVPKIGESNRQPFAMLRPSASLSAALNLLVQAQVSSIPIVDDNDSLLDVYSRSDITALAKDKSYTNINLEEMTVHRALQLGEEPYSPYGISQQRCHMCLPTDPLHKIMERLSKPGVRRLVIVEAGSKRVEGIVTLSDIFRFLLG; encoded by the exons ATGATGTACCATTCTTCTGGTATGGATTACTCGCGGGAACCTGGCATGCCCACGAGGTTTGTGTGGCCTTATGGTGGAAGAAGTGTGTATATCTGTGGTTCATTTACTGG GTGGGCACAACATCCGATGACTCCAGTGGAGGGATGCCCAACGGTCTTTCAGACAGTTTGCAACTTACCTCCAGGCTTCCACCAG TACAAGTTTGTCGTTGATGGTGAATGGCGGCATGATGAGCACCAGCCACACGTCTCCAGTAACTATGGGACTGTCAACACTGTCCTTTTAGCAAGGGAATCTGACTACCTGCCGCCAATGCTTAATCCTCAATTTCCTGCTGGTTCTAATATGGATGTTGATAATGAGGCCTTTCAGCGTCTG GTCAAAGTTTCAGATATTGGGTTATCAGAAGCAGACTTAGAGATCTCTCGCCACCGCATTTCTGTATTCTTGTCTGCACATACAGCTTATGAGTTGCTTCCTCGGTCAGGAAAG GTTATTGCTTTAGATGTTGACTTACCTGTGAAGCAGGCTTTTCACATTCTTCACGAGCAG GGAATTCCTATGGCTCCTCTGTGGGATTTCTGCAAGGGCCAGTTTGTTGGAGTTCTGAGTGCACTGGATTTCATCTTGATTATGAAGGAG CTCAGAAATCATGGGTCCAATCTGACAGAGGAAGAGCTTGACTTGCACACTATATCTGCTTGGAAGGAAGCTAAGTCATTTATGAATAGACAAATCAATGATGGTGGAAGAACAGGTCCCAGGCAACTTGTCCAT GCTGGGCCAGATGACAATTTGAAAGATGTTGCCTTGAAGATTCTACAAAATGGGGTGGCTACAGTTCCTATAATTCATTCCAGCACTGAGGAGGGATCATACCCACAGCTATTGCATCTTGCTTCACTTTCTGATATACTTCAAA GCATTTGCAGATATTTCAGATATTCTTTAGGCTTATTGCCTGTACTCCAGCTCCCAGTTTGTGCAATCGGATTGGGAACTTGGGTTCCAAAAATTGGAGAGTCAAACCGGCAGCCGTTTGCAATGTTGAGACCAAGCGCTTCCCTTAGTGCAGCACTTAATTTATTAGTTCAAG CTCAAGTTAGTTCAATTCCTATTGTTGATGACAACGACTCCTTACTGGATGTGTATTCTCGAAG CGATATTACTGCATTGGCCAAGGACAAATCTTATACAAATATTAATCTTGAGGAGATGACTGTTCATCGG GCCTTGCAGCTAGGTGAAGAACCGTATTCCCCATATGGGATCAGCCAGCAAAGATGTCACATGTGTTTGCCAACTGATCCGCTACACAAGATTATGGAGAGATTGTCCAAACCAG GGGTGAGACGGCTTGTCATAGTGGAAGCTGGAAGCAAGCGGGTGGAAGGTATTGTAACATTAAGCGATATTTTCAGGTTCCTGCTTGGGTAG
- the LOC113733988 gene encoding sucrose nonfermenting 4-like protein isoform X4, producing the protein MQYKFVVDGEWRHDEHQPHVSSNYGTVNTVLLARESDYLPPMLNPQFPAGSNMDVDNEAFQRLFQVKVSDIGLSEADLEISRHRISVFLSAHTAYELLPRSGKVIALDVDLPVKQAFHILHEQGIPMAPLWDFCKGQFVGVLSALDFILIMKELRNHGSNLTEEELDLHTISAWKEAKSFMNRQINDGGRTGPRQLVHAGPDDNLKDVALKILQNGVATVPIIHSSTEEGSYPQLLHLASLSDILQSICRYFRYSLGLLPVLQLPVCAIGLGTWVPKIGESNRQPFAMLRPSASLSAALNLLVQAQVSSIPIVDDNDSLLDVYSRSDITALAKDKSYTNINLEEMTVHRALQLGEEPYSPYGISQQRCHMCLPTDPLHKIMERLSKPGVRRLVIVEAGSKRVEGIVTLSDIFRFLLG; encoded by the exons ATGCAGTACAAGTTTGTCGTTGATGGTGAATGGCGGCATGATGAGCACCAGCCACACGTCTCCAGTAACTATGGGACTGTCAACACTGTCCTTTTAGCAAGGGAATCTGACTACCTGCCGCCAATGCTTAATCCTCAATTTCCTGCTGGTTCTAATATGGATGTTGATAATGAGGCCTTTCAGCGTCTG TTTCAGGTCAAAGTTTCAGATATTGGGTTATCAGAAGCAGACTTAGAGATCTCTCGCCACCGCATTTCTGTATTCTTGTCTGCACATACAGCTTATGAGTTGCTTCCTCGGTCAGGAAAG GTTATTGCTTTAGATGTTGACTTACCTGTGAAGCAGGCTTTTCACATTCTTCACGAGCAG GGAATTCCTATGGCTCCTCTGTGGGATTTCTGCAAGGGCCAGTTTGTTGGAGTTCTGAGTGCACTGGATTTCATCTTGATTATGAAGGAG CTCAGAAATCATGGGTCCAATCTGACAGAGGAAGAGCTTGACTTGCACACTATATCTGCTTGGAAGGAAGCTAAGTCATTTATGAATAGACAAATCAATGATGGTGGAAGAACAGGTCCCAGGCAACTTGTCCAT GCTGGGCCAGATGACAATTTGAAAGATGTTGCCTTGAAGATTCTACAAAATGGGGTGGCTACAGTTCCTATAATTCATTCCAGCACTGAGGAGGGATCATACCCACAGCTATTGCATCTTGCTTCACTTTCTGATATACTTCAAA GCATTTGCAGATATTTCAGATATTCTTTAGGCTTATTGCCTGTACTCCAGCTCCCAGTTTGTGCAATCGGATTGGGAACTTGGGTTCCAAAAATTGGAGAGTCAAACCGGCAGCCGTTTGCAATGTTGAGACCAAGCGCTTCCCTTAGTGCAGCACTTAATTTATTAGTTCAAG CTCAAGTTAGTTCAATTCCTATTGTTGATGACAACGACTCCTTACTGGATGTGTATTCTCGAAG CGATATTACTGCATTGGCCAAGGACAAATCTTATACAAATATTAATCTTGAGGAGATGACTGTTCATCGG GCCTTGCAGCTAGGTGAAGAACCGTATTCCCCATATGGGATCAGCCAGCAAAGATGTCACATGTGTTTGCCAACTGATCCGCTACACAAGATTATGGAGAGATTGTCCAAACCAG GGGTGAGACGGCTTGTCATAGTGGAAGCTGGAAGCAAGCGGGTGGAAGGTATTGTAACATTAAGCGATATTTTCAGGTTCCTGCTTGGGTAG
- the LOC113734020 gene encoding uncharacterized protein → MDRYTHKDRDMEGLTEEEKRALRGSKFAPLPSAPQPRHQPRQAHPGGPLKTNKAAALAKFLQRKLQEPNGLASVDPKLVELAVKNAKDAVNPSGTSSYGRTIHHVDSFGDSEESAEEEVKISVSKKRKKKRKKSDRKQQKKMKNLKDSTDGKKKRPKKKMKQ, encoded by the exons ATGGATAGATATACGCATAAAGATAGAGATATGGAAGGACTAACAGAAGAGGAGAAAAGGGCACTAAGAGGGAGTAAATTTGCACCGCTTCCATCTGCTCCTCAACCCCGCCATCAACCCAG GCAAGCTCATCCAGGCGGGCCATTGAAGACTAATAAAGCAGCAGCATTAGCAAAATTCTTGCAGAGAAAATTGCAGGAACCAAATGGATTGGCCTCTGTTGATCCCAAACTTGTTGAATTGGCTGTTAAAAATGCCAAAGATGCCGTTAATCCAA GTGGGACCTCGAGTTATGGAAGAACAATTCATCATGTGGATTCTTTTGGTGATTCTGAG GAGTCAGCTGAAGAGGAGGTTAAGATCTCTGTGTCAAAGAAGCgtaagaagaagagaaagaagtcAGATAGAAAGCAACAGAAAAAAATGAAG AACTTAAAGGACTCTACGGATGGAAAGAAGAAAAGAcctaaaaaaaagatgaaacaaTGA
- the LOC113734898 gene encoding uncharacterized protein encodes MFKCVCRRAVHHARECSAISSSLYHKLHFLELHRPLSSSTSSITNSSNQQPMVVSYFMNSFGFSQERALSASKYVHFEIPGNADALLLFLKNHAFTDAQISTVVRLRPSILLSRPEKTLLPKLVFLQSIGVSGLDIPRIICRSPNILCRSLKNQIIPAFNLLQDLLHSNENIVFAVNRFPDLLVTNLENKVAPNLEILREAGVTESGIGYCLKHMPRLLARLPEHLKESVERVKQIGFNPQTTMFLQAVKVMAATASRSWDRKMDVYKRCGWSEEEVLTAFRRQPHCMLASESKIVRVVDLLVHKMGCHISELAKNPLLILLSLNKTIAPRCSVYNVLRMKGLVRKNLSLARCLTCPEKFFLERFVQRYKEEAPELLELYQEKMQLSK; translated from the coding sequence ATGTTCAAATGTGTATGCCGCAGGGCAGTGCATCATGCCAGAGAGTGCTCTGCTATTTCATCTTCTTTATACCATAaactgcattttcttgaattgcATCGACCCCTTTCCTCATCAACGTCATCTATTACGAATTCCTCAAATCAGCAACCCATGGTAGTGTCTTACTTCATGAATTCATTTGGGTTCTCTCAAGAAAGAGCACTTTCGGCTTCCAAGTATGTTCATTTCGAAATCCCGGGAAATGCTGATGCACTGCTTCTGTTTTTGAAGAATCATGCATTTACTGATGCTCAGATCTCGACTGTCGTTAGGCTAAGGCCATCTATCCTTTTATCCCGTCCTGAGAAAACTTTGTTGCCAAAGCTTGTATTTTTACAATCTATAGGAGTCTCAGGATTAGACATTCCCAGGATAATATGTAGATCACCTAATATACTTTGTAGAAGCTTGAAAAACCAAATTATCCCAGCTTTTAATCTACTCCAAGACTTACTTCATTCGAACGAAAATATTGTATTTGCTGTTAATCGATTCCCGGATCTTTTGGTGACAAATTTGGAGAATAAAGTGGCACCTAATCTTGAGATTTTGCGAGAGGCGGGTGTTACTGAATCGGGAATTGGGTATTGTTTGAAACATATGCCTAGGCTATTAGCTAGACTTCCAGAACATTTGAAAGAAAGTGTAGAAAGAGTTAAGCAAATTGGTTTCAATCCTCAAACAACAATGTTTCTTCAGGCTGTTAAAGTGATGGCTGCAACAGCTTCGAGGAGTTGGGATCGCAAGATGGACGTTTATAAGAGGTGTGGTTGGTCTGAGGAAGAGGTGCTGACTGCTTTTAGGCGGCAGCCACATTGTATGCTGGCTTCCGAATCTAAGATTGTTAGGGTAGTGGATCTTTTGGTGCATAAAATGGGATGCCATATTTCAGAGTTAGCCAAAAACCCACTACTGATTTTGCTGAGCTTGAACAAGACAATTGCTCCAAGGTGTTCAGTTTACAATGTTCTGCGCATGAAAGGTTTGGTTAGAAAGAACCTTAGCTTGGCAAGGTGTCTGACCTGTCCAGAAAAGTTTTTCCTGGAGAGGTTTGTTCAGCGATACAAAGAGGAAGCTCCTGAGCTTTTAGAGTTATATcaggaaaaaatgcaactttcAAAGTGA
- the LOC113733989 gene encoding uncharacterized protein — translation MDSTYCGIGSSKVFKKYGFTDAQVSDIISSYPSVLVCRPQKTLLPKIEFFQSAGFSTVDIAKVLSSGGSLLTRSLETQIVPSLNALRDLFTSYQDLVCPIKRCPGILTRSFQSLMLANIEFLRKVGVPEPNILNLLKSQPRLLVRPSDVLKESVEELEKMGLNPQDGCFARCLWRMASIDKKIWREKMALYERWGCSENEVLIAFKKHASVMAISSGKIVDVMDFLVVKMGYDPSAILKAPFIVTLSLKKTIIPRCLVHQALLSKGLLKKNVRLATLLVYPEKIFLKRFVECFEKEAAELLKVYQEKRKGTK, via the exons ATGGATTCAACCTACTGCGGAATCGGTTCAAGTAAAG TGTTTAAAAAGTACGGTTTTACTGATGCTCAAGTCTCAGATATCATCTCAAGCTATCCCAGTGTCCTTGTTTGCCGTCCCCAAAAGACCCTTTTGCCTAAGATTGAATTTTTTCAATCTGCGGGGTTCTCAACTGTTGACATCGCCAAGGTGCTAAGCTCCGGAGGAAGTTTACTAACTAGAAGTTTGGAAACCCAAATTGTTCCATCACTTAATGCCCTTCGAGATTTGTTTACCTCTTACCAAGATTTGGTATGCCCGATAAAGAGGTGTCCAGGTATTCTCACAAGAAGTTTTCAGAGTTTGATGTTAGCCAACATTGAGTTTTTGCGCAAGGTAGGAGTTCCTGAACCCAATATCCTAAATTTGCTGAAAAGTCAGCCAAGGTTATTAGTGAGACCTTCTGATGTGCTGAAAGAATCTGTGGAGGAGTTGGAGAAAATGGGGCTTAATCCTCAGGATGGATGTTTTGCAAGATGTTTATGGAGAATGGCAtcaattgataaaaaaatttgGAGGGAAAAGATGGCACTGTATGAGAGATGGGGTTGTTCCGAGAATGAGGTTCTAATTGCTTTTAAGAAGCACGCAAGCGTCATGGCCATATCAAGCGGTAAAATCGTGGATGTTATGGATTTTTTGGTCGTCAAAATGGGTTATGACCCTTCTGCTATACTGAAAGCACCATTCATAGTTACTCTGAGTTTGAAGAAAACTATTATTCCTAGGTGTTTGGTTCACCAAGCCCTTTTGAGTAAAGGTTTGTTGAAGAAGAATGTTAGGCTGGCAACTTTACTGGTATATCCGGAGAAGATCTTCCTTAAGAGGTTTGTGGAATGCTTCGAGAAGGAGGCTGCTGAGCTCCTAAAAGTGTATCAGGAAAAGCGTAAAGGTACAAAGTGA